DNA from Lentibacillus amyloliquefaciens:
ATATTATTGGGAAAACGCCAATGAAGCTGTTTGATTTTCAAAAAGAAGATGCATTTTTGTTCAGGCCTGGTGACAAGGTACAATTCTATCAAATTGACGAATGTGAGTATAAGACGATAAAACAAGAACTTGCTGACGGCAGTTTTGAGATGGGGAAGGTGATAAGTGATGACAAAGCGGATTGATTTAAATTGTGATATGGGTGAAAGCTTTGGCATGTATACGTTCGGGGCCGATGAACAGCTTATTGCCTATATCACATCAGCAAACATTGCCTGTGGTGCCCATGCGGGGGAACCTGATGTAATGGACCGGACAGTTCGCCTTGCCAAAGAACATGGTGTACGGGTTGGTGCGCACCCGGGTTTTCCGGACTTAGCCGGTTTCGGCAGGCGGATGATGGATTTTTCACCTGTAGAGGTGTACCGGATGGTGGTTCACCAAATTGGCGGTATTCAAGCATTTTGCAAGGTTCATAATGTCAGGATGCAGCATGTGAAGCCGCATGGCGCACTTTATAATATTGCGGCAAAAAACCGTGATACGGCAGATGCAATTGCCCGGGCTGTACGGGATGTTGATGATGAGTTGGAGCTGTTTGGCCTGGCCGGAAGCGAGCTGTTAGCTGCCGGACGTGGGGCGGGTCTGAGTGTTGCATCAGAAGTATTTGCCGATCGGACATATCAGGCAGATGGCAGTTTAACTCCCCGGAGCCGGCCGGATGCATTGATACGAGATGCTGATGAGGCCGTTCTGCAGGTTGAGCGGATGCTAAACTTAGGAAAAGTCCATGCTGTCACAGGTGAAGAGGTTATGATTGAGGCTGATACGATTTGCCTGCATGGTGACGGCGAACAAGCTGTAGCGTTTGCCGGCAAATTGCGCACAGCGTTAGAACAGAGTGGTGTTGATGTGCAAGCAATCGGAAAGGCTGGCAGCAGGGCAAAATAGCATGTAACCATTGTGAAAAAGGTTTGTAAAAACAGAATCAGCGGGAAGAAGCCTCCCGCTGAAGTCAGCTCAATACTGAGTGCATGAAGGATCATTCAAATAAAGAGACGGAGGACTCCTGCAACCGCAGCGACAGTACTGATACCGGTTGCTATTATCCATTTTAATAGTTTAACATGGTTGGCATTCAACGTTGCTTCCATTTTCTTATGAAAGTTGTTTAATTCCGATTTTGTAATGAGCTCTTTTTCTTTAATCAATTCATCGATTTTTACAATGACATCTTTCGTATCTGCTTTTGATTCTAATGACTTTTCCAATACTTTCAACCGGGCTTCTATTTCATATAATTTTGAGTTGTAACTTCCCTGTTCGTTTGAATCCTGAATCGTTACCACTCCTTTCCCTGACGCTCCTTCACGCTTACGATATATTATTCAAATTGAATATAAAATGGAAAGGCAGTTAACTGAAAGAGTCCGTATAATTTTCCAATATGCCAAAAAAATGCTCAGATTAAGCTCTGAGCATTTTTGGATTCGGTTAGTCGCGTATTTTTTTAAGATCAGAAAGTAGATGATCTTAGCTGAAGTTTTTAGTCATGAAACTGTTTCGCTGATTTTTTAAGTCTGACTTTTAGGAAAGCCGTAGCCGGGTTTTTCTTATTCCTTTTCAAATGCATTGACTGCTGCTTCTGCCACTTGGACGTCCTGTGGAACGGCTCCACCGCTTACGCCGACTGCCCCTATCACTTTTCCGTCTTTTTCAAGTGGGATGCCGCCGCCGAATACGACGATTTTTCCTTGGTTGGTTGTGTTGAGACCCCAAAGTTCCGCTTGGGGTACTGTTGCTTCTTCCAGGTTGGATGTCGGCATTTTTAGGGCGACTGATGTCCAAGCCTTATTATGTGCGATGTCGATGCTCGCAAGCCATGCATCATCCATCCGGTGCGTGGCAATCAGATTCCCGCCATCGTCAAGTATGGAGATAACCATTTGCACGCCTATGTTCCCCGCTTCCCGTTCAGCATTGTCAATCAGCTTCTTTGCAGTTTCCAAGCTTAGTTTATCCACTTTAGTCATCCTTTCTGTATAATATTTTCCGTTAGTCTATGATGCTTCAATCCTTTTCCCGTCTTATTAAAATTCAAAACGCCATTTCACAAGATCAACTATGAAATTGTTTATTGGCAAGTTTGTTTATTAAGCAGTACGTAGTATAATAACAGTACCTGAAAAGAACAAACTTCTTATCAGTATCAGAAAGGTGGTTACCTCGTGACAGACAGTATGAATGAGGATTAAGCTATATAAGGAGTTGTTACAACGGTTGCTTTTTTTATCATTTACAGACGATAACACCCCCACTTTAATTTTGAGAAGGACTTAGCCCAAAAATAAGTGGGGATGAATCGCTTTCGGACAAAAGAGGGGTTTAGTTAATGAGTGATCATATGCAAAAGCAAACCATCTTCCAAGTGCATAAGCCAGGTGTTTTGACAACATTTCAGGATCTTGGGAGGTATGGCTTTCAGCAATATGGGGTGCCGGTATCAGGCGCCATGGACCATTTCGCCCTGCAAATGGCTAATATTCTTGTCGGCAACGACCGAGATACCGTATGTCTTGAGGTGACGCTAGTCGGTCCGGTACTTGACGTGAGTTCACCGGAGCCCATCACTGTTGCGATTACGGGAGCGGCACTCGGGCCGAACCTGAATGGAAATCCTGCTCCGATGTGGCAGTCATTCAAGATGAAGCGGGGAGACCGGCTGACTTTCGGTAAGCATCAGGAGGGCGTCCGCGCGTATATTGCAGTGGCAGGCGGTTTTGATGCTCCAGCATTTTTTCAAAGCCAATCGACCGATGTGA
Protein-coding regions in this window:
- a CDS encoding GlcG/HbpS family heme-binding protein, whose protein sequence is MDKLSLETAKKLIDNAEREAGNIGVQMVISILDDGGNLIATHRMDDAWLASIDIAHNKAWTSVALKMPTSNLEEATVPQAELWGLNTTNQGKIVVFGGGIPLEKDGKVIGAVGVSGGAVPQDVQVAEAAVNAFEKE
- a CDS encoding LamB/YcsF family protein, coding for MTKRIDLNCDMGESFGMYTFGADEQLIAYITSANIACGAHAGEPDVMDRTVRLAKEHGVRVGAHPGFPDLAGFGRRMMDFSPVEVYRMVVHQIGGIQAFCKVHNVRMQHVKPHGALYNIAAKNRDTADAIARAVRDVDDELELFGLAGSELLAAGRGAGLSVASEVFADRTYQADGSLTPRSRPDALIRDADEAVLQVERMLNLGKVHAVTGEEVMIEADTICLHGDGEQAVAFAGKLRTALEQSGVDVQAIGKAGSRAK